In Synechococcus sp. RS9909, one genomic interval encodes:
- the cysS gene encoding cysteine--tRNA ligase — MALRFTNTLSRRMEPFRPLKEGQVSIYCCGVTVYDLCHLGHARSYINWDVLRRYLIWRGYAVTFVQNFTDIDDKILNRAADEGSSMEAVSERNIAAFHADMEALGILRPDRMPRATRCLDAIRDLIGELEAKGAAYSADGDVYFAVMKHAGYGKLSGRDLGEQQTNAEGRVADAEEARKQHPFDFALWKGAKPGEPSFPSPWGAGRPGWHIECSAMVREELGDTIDIHLGGADLVFPHHENEIAQSEAASGQELARLWLHNGMVNVGGEKMSKSLGNFTTIRALLESGLSAMTLRLFVLQAHYRKPLDFSSDALEAASSGWKGLNAALNLGTGHGTALGWPNAAPLPKGAVVEGSIGLLDQKGSTDPDPLLGLRQRFIAAMDDDLNSSGALAVVFELARPLRGLANRLDRGDDAGITASESAVLRSRWLLLRELAAVLGLRAEAPPQAEASKSSVDTTAIEAAIAARQAAKQAKNYAEADRIRSELTAQGIELIDKPGGITEWRHS; from the coding sequence TTGGCCCTGCGCTTCACCAACACGCTCAGCCGCCGCATGGAGCCCTTCAGGCCCCTGAAGGAGGGCCAGGTGAGCATCTACTGCTGTGGGGTGACGGTCTATGACCTCTGCCACCTGGGCCATGCCCGCAGCTACATCAACTGGGATGTGCTGCGCCGCTATCTGATCTGGCGCGGCTACGCGGTGACCTTCGTGCAGAACTTCACCGACATCGACGACAAAATTCTCAACCGCGCTGCCGACGAGGGCTCGAGCATGGAGGCGGTGAGCGAGCGCAACATCGCCGCCTTCCATGCCGATATGGAGGCCCTGGGCATCCTCAGGCCCGATCGCATGCCGCGCGCCACCCGCTGCCTCGACGCGATCCGCGACCTGATCGGCGAACTGGAGGCCAAAGGGGCTGCCTATTCCGCGGATGGCGATGTGTATTTCGCCGTGATGAAGCATGCCGGCTACGGCAAGCTCAGCGGCCGTGATCTGGGCGAGCAGCAAACGAACGCCGAGGGCCGCGTCGCCGATGCTGAAGAAGCGCGCAAGCAACACCCCTTCGATTTCGCCCTCTGGAAAGGGGCCAAGCCCGGCGAGCCCTCCTTCCCCTCCCCCTGGGGCGCCGGTCGACCGGGCTGGCACATCGAATGCTCGGCGATGGTGCGCGAGGAGCTGGGCGACACGATCGACATCCATCTCGGCGGTGCCGACCTGGTGTTCCCGCACCATGAGAACGAAATCGCCCAGTCGGAAGCCGCCAGCGGCCAGGAGCTGGCGCGGCTGTGGCTGCACAACGGCATGGTGAACGTGGGCGGCGAAAAGATGAGCAAATCGCTGGGCAACTTCACCACGATCCGGGCTCTCCTGGAGAGCGGCCTCTCCGCCATGACCCTGCGCCTGTTCGTGCTGCAGGCGCACTACCGCAAACCGCTGGATTTCAGCTCGGACGCCCTGGAGGCGGCCAGCAGCGGCTGGAAAGGCCTGAATGCCGCCCTCAACCTCGGCACAGGCCACGGCACCGCGCTGGGTTGGCCAAACGCCGCACCCCTGCCCAAGGGCGCAGTGGTGGAAGGCAGCATCGGGCTGTTGGATCAAAAAGGATCAACCGACCCCGACCCCTTGCTGGGCCTGCGGCAACGCTTCATCGCAGCGATGGACGATGACCTCAACAGTTCAGGGGCCTTGGCGGTGGTGTTCGAGCTGGCTCGGCCCCTACGCGGCCTGGCCAACCGACTCGATCGGGGCGATGACGCCGGGATCACGGCATCCGAATCGGCGGTGTTGAGGTCACGCTGGCTCCTGCTGCGCGAACTGGCGGCGGTGCTGGGCCTGCGGGCAGAGGCCCCACCACAGGCTGAAGCCAGCAAAAGCTCGGTCGACACCACGGCAATCGAAGCGGCGATCGCAGCACGTCAAGCTGCCAAGCAGGCCAAAAATTACGCCGAAGCCGATCGCATCCGCAGCGAACTCACGGCTCAAGGCATCGAACTGATCGACAAGCCCGGTGGGATCACCGAGTGGCGCCACAGCTGA
- the polA gene encoding DNA polymerase I — protein sequence MPASPEKPLLLLIDGHSLAFRSFYAFSKGGEGGLATKDGRPTSVTYGFLKALLDHCKGLRPSGVAIAFDTAEPTFRHEADANYKAHRDVAPEVFFQDLEQLQQILRQQLRLPLCLAPGYEADDVLGTLANRAANDGWRVRILSGDRDLFQLVDDQRDIAVLYMGGGPYAKNSGPSLINEAGVEAKLGVTPASVVDLKALTGDSSDNIPGVKGVGPKTAINLLKENGDLDGVYQALAEVEAEGPKASRGAIKGALKGKLSADRDNAYLSRKLAEILVDIPLPEEPDLDLGTVDADGLSARLQELELNSLVRQIPAFVATFSSGGLAANGHLLGQVGQVQVQDTGTEGATEGVVAPATSDSLPLLTPQLIRTEHQLKALIDRLLLCRDPAQPVALDTETSDLNPFKAQLVGVGVCWGPELDDLAYIPVGHRPSAEPSLEDSSAIQQLPLDTVLAQLAPWLASAEHPKALQNAKYDRLILLRHGLPLGGVVMDTLLADYLRDAAAKHGLDAMAERDYGIQPTLFSDLVGKAKDGKASCFAEVEINQAALYCGMDVHLTRRLALDLRQQLAAMGPRLLPLLDQVELPLEPVLALMEATGIRIDHPYLAALSTEMAQTLERLETEAKQAAGMEFNLASPKQLGELLFDTLGLDRKKSRRTKTGYSTDATVLEKLEQDHPVVPLVLEHRTLSKLKSTYVDALPQLVEAETGRVHTDFNQAVTATGRLSSSNPNLQNIPVRTEFSRRIRKAFLPQAGWQLLSADYSQIELRILTHLSGEEVLQQAYRDGDDVHALTARLLLEKKAVTADERRLGKTINFGVIYGMGAQRFARETGVSQAQAKEFLSKYKERYPKVFAFLELQERLALSRGYVETILGRRRPFHFDRNGLGRLLGKDPLEIDLEVARRGGMEAQQLRAAANAPIQGSSADIIKLAMIQLQAALEQQSLPARLLLQVHDELVLEVDPTALERVRQLVVTTMEQAIQLSVPLVVETGVGANWMEAK from the coding sequence ATGCCCGCCAGCCCAGAGAAGCCCCTGCTGTTGCTTATTGACGGCCACTCCCTCGCTTTTCGCAGCTTCTACGCCTTCAGCAAGGGTGGGGAGGGTGGCCTGGCCACCAAGGATGGCCGTCCCACGAGCGTGACCTACGGCTTCCTCAAGGCCCTGCTCGATCACTGCAAGGGGTTGCGTCCCAGCGGTGTGGCGATCGCCTTCGACACGGCCGAACCCACCTTCCGGCATGAGGCCGATGCCAACTACAAGGCGCACCGGGACGTGGCCCCCGAAGTGTTCTTTCAAGACCTGGAGCAGCTCCAGCAGATCCTGCGCCAGCAGTTGCGTCTGCCCCTGTGCCTGGCACCCGGCTATGAAGCGGACGATGTGCTGGGCACCCTGGCGAACCGCGCCGCCAACGACGGCTGGAGGGTGCGGATCCTCAGCGGTGACCGCGACCTCTTTCAGCTGGTGGATGACCAGCGCGACATCGCCGTGCTCTACATGGGCGGGGGCCCCTATGCCAAAAACAGCGGCCCGAGCCTGATCAACGAAGCGGGCGTGGAAGCCAAGCTCGGGGTGACGCCGGCGTCGGTGGTGGATCTCAAAGCCCTCACCGGCGACAGCTCCGACAACATCCCAGGTGTGAAAGGCGTCGGGCCCAAAACCGCCATCAACCTGCTCAAGGAGAACGGCGACCTCGATGGGGTGTATCAAGCCCTGGCCGAGGTGGAGGCCGAGGGCCCGAAGGCGAGCCGCGGCGCGATCAAGGGCGCGCTCAAGGGCAAACTCAGCGCCGATCGCGACAATGCTTACCTCTCCCGCAAGCTGGCGGAGATTCTGGTGGACATCCCCCTTCCAGAGGAGCCGGATCTCGACCTGGGCACGGTGGATGCCGACGGTCTCAGCGCACGGTTGCAAGAGCTGGAACTGAACAGCCTGGTGCGCCAGATTCCTGCGTTTGTGGCGACCTTCTCCAGCGGCGGCCTGGCGGCCAACGGCCACCTGCTGGGGCAGGTCGGCCAGGTGCAGGTCCAAGACACGGGAACGGAAGGCGCCACGGAAGGCGTCGTTGCACCCGCCACCAGCGACAGCCTGCCGCTCCTGACGCCCCAGCTGATCAGAACTGAGCACCAGCTGAAGGCACTAATCGATCGGCTCCTGCTGTGCCGCGACCCCGCCCAACCGGTGGCCCTGGACACCGAAACCAGTGACCTCAACCCCTTCAAGGCCCAGTTGGTGGGGGTGGGCGTTTGCTGGGGGCCGGAGCTCGATGATCTGGCCTACATCCCAGTGGGGCATCGGCCGTCGGCGGAACCATCACTGGAGGACTCCAGCGCGATCCAGCAGCTCCCCCTGGACACCGTGCTCGCCCAGCTCGCCCCCTGGCTGGCCAGCGCTGAGCACCCCAAGGCCCTGCAGAACGCCAAATACGACCGTCTGATCCTGCTGCGCCACGGGCTGCCCCTCGGCGGGGTGGTGATGGACACCCTGCTGGCCGATTACCTCCGCGATGCGGCAGCCAAACACGGTCTTGATGCGATGGCCGAGCGCGACTACGGCATCCAACCCACCCTGTTCAGCGACCTGGTGGGCAAAGCGAAGGACGGCAAAGCGAGCTGTTTCGCTGAGGTGGAGATCAACCAGGCCGCCCTCTACTGCGGCATGGATGTGCATCTCACCCGCCGCCTGGCCCTTGACCTGCGCCAGCAGCTGGCGGCGATGGGGCCCCGGCTGCTGCCATTGCTCGACCAGGTGGAACTCCCCCTGGAGCCGGTGCTGGCCCTGATGGAGGCCACGGGGATTCGCATCGACCATCCCTACCTTGCCGCGCTCTCCACCGAGATGGCCCAGACCCTGGAACGGCTCGAGACCGAGGCGAAGCAGGCCGCCGGCATGGAGTTCAACCTCGCCTCCCCCAAACAACTCGGGGAGCTCCTGTTCGACACCCTCGGGCTCGATCGCAAAAAATCGCGTCGCACCAAAACGGGCTACAGCACCGATGCCACCGTGCTGGAGAAGCTGGAACAGGATCACCCGGTGGTGCCCCTGGTGCTGGAGCACCGCACGCTCAGCAAGCTGAAGAGCACCTACGTGGATGCCCTGCCCCAGCTGGTGGAAGCGGAAACCGGCCGGGTGCACACCGACTTCAACCAGGCCGTGACCGCCACAGGAAGGCTGAGCAGCAGCAACCCCAACCTGCAGAACATCCCCGTGCGCACGGAGTTCTCGCGGCGGATCCGCAAGGCCTTTCTGCCCCAGGCGGGCTGGCAACTGCTCAGCGCCGATTACTCCCAGATCGAGCTGCGCATCCTCACCCACCTCTCGGGCGAGGAGGTGCTGCAACAGGCTTATCGCGATGGCGACGACGTGCATGCCCTCACCGCCCGGTTGCTGCTGGAGAAAAAGGCCGTCACAGCCGATGAGCGCCGCCTCGGCAAAACGATCAATTTCGGGGTGATCTACGGCATGGGCGCCCAGCGCTTCGCGCGGGAAACCGGCGTCAGCCAGGCCCAGGCCAAGGAGTTCCTGAGCAAATACAAAGAGCGCTACCCGAAGGTGTTCGCCTTCCTCGAGCTGCAGGAAAGGCTCGCCCTCAGTCGCGGCTACGTGGAAACGATCCTGGGGCGGCGGCGGCCGTTCCACTTCGATCGCAACGGCCTGGGACGCCTGCTCGGCAAAGACCCGCTTGAGATTGATCTGGAGGTGGCACGGCGAGGCGGGATGGAGGCCCAGCAGCTGCGCGCCGCGGCCAATGCACCGATCCAGGGCTCCAGCGCCGACATCATCAAGCTGGCGATGATCCAGTTGCAGGCGGCCCTCGAGCAGCAGTCCCTACCGGCGCGGCTGCTGCTGCAGGTGCACGATGAACTGGTGCTGGAGGTGGATCCCACCGCGCTGGAGAGGGTGCGGCAGCTGGTGGTGACCACCATGGAGCAGGCGATCCAGCTCAGCGTGCCCCTGGTGGTGGAAACCGGTGTGGGAGCGAACTGGATGGAGGCGAAATAG
- a CDS encoding efflux RND transporter periplasmic adaptor subunit codes for MATTNRQPLPPSQEQGLAPLTQLSGLKRRRRRSLGLIAGLVLVGGGLAFWSVGPGRNRSRDLSAYTVKAERGSLPGVITASGELEAIRRVNVSPKRQGRLESLDVEEGATVEKGQVLARMDSGDYRERIDELQALERQARADYQGKRADYLLNKRLENSGALSTSDLEGFRYSYLSSKAALAAARERIQQRQVEGEELLIRAPFSGVITERFAEPGAFVTPTTTASATAGATSSSIVELSQGLEVAAKVPESDIGRILIGQDATVRVDAFPDQRFAARVRDIAPRAEKVDNVVSFEVELSLLNPPPKLRIGMTADVDFQTGSTAPSTLVPTVAIVTENGKPGVLLVGKNEQPRFQAVELGASSGSQTAILKGVQPGTKVFIDLPPWAKKRD; via the coding sequence ATGGCCACCACCAACCGCCAGCCCCTCCCCCCATCCCAGGAGCAGGGCTTGGCTCCCCTCACCCAACTCAGCGGCCTCAAACGACGGCGGCGGCGCAGCCTCGGCCTGATCGCCGGTCTGGTGCTGGTGGGTGGTGGCTTGGCGTTCTGGAGCGTCGGGCCGGGCCGCAATCGCTCCCGCGACCTCAGCGCCTACACCGTGAAGGCGGAGCGGGGCTCGCTGCCAGGAGTGATCACGGCCAGCGGCGAACTGGAGGCGATCCGGCGCGTCAATGTGAGCCCCAAGCGCCAGGGGCGGCTGGAGAGCCTGGATGTGGAGGAAGGCGCCACGGTGGAGAAGGGTCAGGTGCTGGCGCGCATGGACAGCGGCGATTACCGCGAGCGCATCGATGAACTGCAGGCGCTTGAACGGCAGGCCCGCGCCGATTACCAGGGAAAACGTGCCGATTACCTGCTCAACAAGAGGCTGGAAAACAGTGGTGCCCTCAGCACCTCCGATCTGGAAGGGTTCCGCTACAGCTACCTCAGCAGCAAAGCCGCCCTCGCGGCGGCACGCGAGCGCATCCAGCAACGCCAGGTGGAAGGGGAAGAGCTGCTGATCCGCGCCCCCTTCAGCGGTGTGATCACCGAGCGCTTTGCCGAACCCGGCGCCTTCGTGACCCCCACCACCACCGCCTCAGCCACCGCCGGTGCCACCAGCTCCTCGATCGTGGAGCTCTCCCAGGGACTGGAGGTCGCCGCCAAGGTGCCGGAAAGCGACATCGGCCGCATCCTCATCGGCCAGGACGCCACGGTGCGGGTGGATGCGTTCCCGGATCAGCGTTTTGCAGCGCGTGTGCGCGACATCGCCCCCCGCGCCGAGAAGGTCGACAACGTGGTCTCCTTCGAAGTGGAGCTGTCGTTGCTCAATCCGCCGCCGAAGCTGCGCATCGGCATGACCGCCGATGTGGACTTCCAGACCGGATCCACCGCCCCCAGCACCCTGGTGCCCACCGTGGCGATCGTGACGGAAAACGGCAAACCCGGCGTGCTGCTGGTGGGCAAGAACGAGCAGCCCCGCTTCCAGGCGGTGGAACTGGGGGCGAGCAGCGGCAGTCAGACCGCCATTCTCAAGGGCGTTCAGCCGGGAACAAAGGTGTTCATCGATCTGCCCCCCTGGGCGAAGAAGCGCGACTGA
- the ychF gene encoding redox-regulated ATPase YchF: MLKAGIVGLPNVGKSTLFNALVANAQAQAANFPFCTIEPNVGTVAVPDPRLQQLSDLSGSKELIPARIEFVDIAGLVKGASQGEGLGNKFLANIREVDAIVHVVRCFEDDDVIHVSGSVGPARDAEVINLELGLADLAQVEKRRERLKKQMRTSKEAQVEDAALERIQAVLEQGGAARSVALTEEEAAMIKPLGLLTAKPIIYATNVSEDDLAPGNRFCEEVVALAASEGAETVRISAQVEAELIELGDEERADYLEGLGVSEGGLQSLIRATYNLLGLRTYFTTGEKETRAWTFKAGMTAPQAAGVIHTDFERGFIRAQTIGWQKLLEAGSLAEARNKGWLRSEGKEYVVDEGDVMEFLFNV; encoded by the coding sequence ATGCTCAAAGCCGGAATTGTCGGGCTGCCCAACGTCGGCAAGTCCACCCTGTTCAACGCCCTGGTGGCCAACGCGCAGGCGCAGGCTGCCAATTTTCCGTTCTGCACGATTGAGCCGAACGTGGGCACCGTGGCGGTTCCCGATCCCCGGCTGCAGCAGCTCTCGGATCTCAGCGGCAGCAAGGAGTTGATCCCCGCCCGGATCGAGTTTGTCGACATCGCCGGTCTGGTCAAGGGAGCCAGCCAGGGGGAGGGCCTCGGCAACAAGTTCCTGGCCAACATCCGCGAGGTGGACGCGATCGTTCATGTGGTGCGCTGTTTTGAAGACGATGACGTGATTCATGTGTCCGGCTCCGTGGGGCCGGCGCGGGATGCGGAGGTGATCAACCTGGAGCTCGGATTGGCCGATCTGGCCCAGGTGGAGAAGCGCCGCGAACGGCTGAAGAAACAGATGCGCACCAGCAAGGAGGCCCAGGTGGAGGACGCTGCCCTGGAGCGGATCCAGGCGGTGCTTGAGCAGGGGGGCGCAGCGCGCAGCGTCGCCTTGACCGAGGAGGAAGCCGCCATGATCAAACCCCTCGGTCTGCTCACGGCCAAGCCGATCATCTACGCCACCAATGTGAGCGAAGACGATCTGGCTCCTGGGAATCGCTTCTGTGAGGAGGTGGTGGCCCTCGCGGCCAGTGAAGGCGCCGAAACCGTGCGCATTTCAGCCCAGGTGGAGGCGGAACTGATTGAGCTGGGCGATGAGGAGCGTGCCGATTACCTCGAGGGTCTGGGGGTGAGCGAAGGCGGGCTGCAGAGCCTGATCCGTGCCACCTACAACCTGTTGGGTCTGCGCACCTATTTCACGACGGGCGAGAAGGAAACGCGTGCCTGGACCTTCAAGGCCGGCATGACAGCCCCCCAGGCCGCCGGTGTGATCCACACCGATTTCGAGCGGGGCTTCATTCGCGCCCAGACGATCGGCTGGCAGAAGCTGTTGGAGGCAGGCTCCCTTGCCGAGGCCCGCAACAAGGGATGGCTGCGCAGTGAAGGCAAGGAGTATGTGGTGGACGAGGGAGACGTGATGGAGTTTCTCTTCAACGTCTGA